Proteins found in one Bacillus subtilis subsp. subtilis str. 168 genomic segment:
- the ydzQ gene encoding hypothetical protein (Evidence 5: Unknown function), translating into MKSIDLTILSLKRKGIRTEKVLKNQNPDRLSHMTDKNAQPKSKEKEE; encoded by the coding sequence TTGAAATCGATTGATCTCACAATTTTATCATTAAAGAGAAAAGGAATCCGGACCGAAAAGGTATTAAAAAATCAGAACCCTGATCGATTAAGCCATATGACAGACAAAAATGCGCAACCAAAAAGCAAGGAAAAAGAGGAATGA
- the ydfH gene encoding two-component sensor histidine kinase [YdfI] (Evidence 1a: Function from experimental evidences in the studied strain; PubMedId: 11717295, 15941986; Product type rc: receptor): protein MLIRNPFKDKYYSHDRRALNMLALRVPGLAFILMIYIASIVLQFVSGGWSILLLYAFTILIAIFALLHWHSYRWVKKRVILYFAVQGLITFALANLMTGFFILVIIGLYAFLIGQIIGMADRRRTFLILYLLLLLVINSAYHLHKGEVLHFIVIAAPIMIVIITYAATFFAQVDEKIKAQLTLERLELAHQQVEQLTLQNERQRMARDLHDTLAQGLVSLNMQLDAIHVHLAKGNTERAKEIIQQSMKRVKSTIADARSAIDDLRSKSEEIGVLKERITSLMDHFIESTGMACLLDYRLHQVLDVRTAENCYYIIGECMTNAAKHAEAKTIWISIWDDEKGRLHLTVKDNGKGFDVEKGKKKRGHYGLLGIQERVRAINGQFNIKSTKLKGTQIEITVPIQGEMQDE, encoded by the coding sequence TTGCTTATAAGGAATCCTTTTAAAGATAAATATTACTCACATGATAGGCGGGCATTAAACATGCTTGCACTCAGAGTGCCGGGCCTGGCTTTTATTCTCATGATCTATATAGCCTCTATCGTGCTGCAATTTGTTTCTGGGGGCTGGTCCATTTTATTGCTTTATGCGTTTACCATATTAATCGCCATTTTTGCTTTGCTTCATTGGCACTCATATCGCTGGGTTAAGAAAAGAGTGATTCTGTATTTCGCGGTACAAGGTTTGATCACCTTTGCACTTGCTAATCTCATGACTGGCTTCTTTATACTTGTGATTATCGGCCTTTATGCATTTTTAATTGGACAAATTATAGGAATGGCAGACAGAAGAAGGACTTTTCTCATTCTTTATCTATTGCTGCTGCTGGTCATAAATTCGGCGTATCACCTTCATAAAGGTGAAGTTTTGCATTTTATTGTTATTGCTGCGCCGATCATGATTGTCATCATCACTTATGCCGCAACATTTTTTGCCCAAGTCGATGAAAAAATAAAAGCTCAATTGACTCTTGAAAGGCTGGAGCTGGCTCATCAGCAGGTAGAACAGCTGACGCTGCAGAACGAAAGACAGCGGATGGCCCGAGACTTACACGATACGCTTGCTCAAGGTCTTGTCAGTTTAAATATGCAGCTGGATGCGATTCATGTTCATCTCGCCAAAGGCAACACAGAGAGAGCGAAGGAAATCATACAACAATCGATGAAAAGAGTGAAAAGCACAATAGCTGATGCACGTTCAGCTATTGACGATCTCCGCAGCAAATCAGAAGAAATCGGTGTTTTAAAAGAAAGAATTACCTCGCTAATGGATCATTTTATAGAGTCGACAGGCATGGCTTGTTTATTAGATTACAGATTGCATCAGGTGCTGGATGTGCGTACAGCTGAAAACTGTTATTACATCATTGGAGAATGCATGACGAATGCGGCAAAGCATGCTGAGGCGAAAACAATCTGGATATCCATTTGGGATGATGAAAAGGGAAGGCTCCATTTAACAGTTAAGGATAACGGCAAGGGATTTGATGTTGAAAAAGGAAAGAAAAAGAGAGGACATTATGGGCTTCTTGGCATACAAGAACGCGTCAGGGCAATAAATGGCCAATTCAATATCAAGAGTACAAAATTGAAAGGAACACAAATTGAGATCACTGTACCAATTCAGGGAGAGATGCAAGATGAATAA
- the ydfI gene encoding two-component response regulator [YdfH] (Evidence 1a: Function from experimental evidences in the studied strain; PubMedId: 11717295, 15941986; Product type r: regulator): protein MNKVLIVDDHLVVREGLKLLIETNDQYTIIGEAENGKVAVRLADELEPDIILMDLYMPEMSGLEAIKQIKEKHDTPIIILTTYNEDHLMIEGIELGAKGYLLKDTSSETLFHTMDAAIRGNVLLQPDILKRLQEIQFERMKKQRNETQLTEKEVIVLKAIAKGLKSKAIAFDLGVSERTVKSRLTSIYNKLGANSRTEAVTIAMQKGILTIDN from the coding sequence ATGAATAAGGTTTTAATCGTTGATGACCATCTTGTCGTGAGGGAAGGTCTGAAGCTTTTAATTGAAACGAATGATCAATACACCATTATAGGAGAGGCGGAAAATGGAAAAGTAGCAGTCCGTCTTGCAGATGAATTAGAACCGGATATCATTCTGATGGATTTGTATATGCCGGAGATGAGCGGGTTAGAGGCCATTAAACAAATAAAAGAAAAACACGATACCCCCATCATTATTTTGACTACATATAATGAAGATCACTTAATGATCGAAGGGATTGAATTAGGAGCGAAAGGATATCTGTTAAAAGATACGAGTTCAGAAACCCTTTTTCACACAATGGATGCAGCCATCAGAGGAAATGTGCTATTGCAGCCTGATATCCTTAAACGTCTGCAAGAAATCCAATTTGAGCGGATGAAAAAGCAGCGCAATGAGACGCAGCTGACAGAAAAGGAAGTCATTGTTCTAAAAGCAATTGCTAAAGGTCTTAAAAGCAAAGCGATTGCCTTTGATTTGGGCGTCTCTGAGCGAACAGTAAAGTCCAGATTAACGTCCATTTACAATAAATTAGGCGCGAATTCAAGAACTGAGGCAGTAACGATTGCCATGCAAAAAGGTATTCTGACAATAGACAACTAA
- the ydfJ gene encoding putative proton metabolite efflux transporter (Evidence 3: Putative function from multiple computational evidences; PubMedId: 15941986; Product type t: transporter) has translation MSKMLYTLGGWVARNRIKAICAWIVVLVAAIGLAVTLKPSFSEDMSIPDTPSEKAMDVIQKEFPHGPDKGSIRVIFGAGDGEKLTGKPAKKAIEDTFKEISKDDSVDSIASPFVTGTIAKDGTVAYADIQYKSSADDIKDYSIKHLKDSLKMADDEGLQTELSGDVPGAEMEIGGVSEIVGIILAFVVLAITFGSLLIAGLPILTALIGLGVSIGLVLIGTQVFDIASVSLSLAGMIGLAVGIDYALFIFTKHRQFLGEGIQKNESIARAVGTAGSAVVFAGLTVIVALCGLTVVNIPFMSAMGLTAGLSVLMAVLASITLVPAVLSIAGKRMIPKSNKKIEKQSTETNVWGRFVTKNPIMLSVCSILILIVISIPSMHLELGLPDAGMKAKDNPDRRAYDLLAEGFGEGFNGQLTIVADATNATENKAEAFADAVKEIKGLDHVASVTPAMPNKEGNFAIITVVPETGPNDVTTKDLVHDVRSLSDKNGVDLLVTGSTAVNIDISDRLNDAIPVFAVLIVGFAFVLLTIVFRSLLVPLVAVAGFMLTMTATLGICVFVLQDGNLIDFFKIPEKGPILAFLPILSIGILFGLAMDYQVFLVSRMREEYVKTNNPVQAIQAGLKHSGPVVTAAGLIMIFVFAGFIFAGEASIKANGLALSFGVLFDAFIVRMTLIPSVMKLMGNAAWYLPKWLDKIIPNVDIEGHQLTKEIQPEIDHEQKKQISV, from the coding sequence ATGTCAAAAATGTTATATACATTAGGAGGATGGGTTGCTCGCAATCGCATAAAAGCAATATGTGCGTGGATCGTTGTGTTAGTTGCTGCGATAGGCCTTGCAGTGACCTTGAAACCAAGTTTTTCTGAGGATATGTCCATACCTGACACACCTTCGGAAAAAGCGATGGATGTGATTCAAAAAGAATTTCCTCATGGTCCTGATAAAGGGAGCATACGGGTTATTTTCGGTGCTGGTGATGGGGAGAAACTTACTGGGAAGCCAGCAAAAAAAGCAATAGAAGATACGTTCAAAGAAATCAGTAAAGATGATTCTGTTGACTCGATTGCAAGTCCTTTTGTGACAGGGACAATCGCGAAAGATGGCACAGTTGCCTATGCTGATATCCAGTATAAATCATCAGCAGATGATATAAAGGATTACTCTATCAAACACTTAAAAGACAGTTTGAAAATGGCTGATGATGAAGGATTGCAAACTGAGCTAAGCGGAGATGTACCGGGAGCGGAGATGGAGATAGGCGGTGTCTCTGAAATTGTCGGCATTATCTTGGCTTTTGTCGTTTTAGCCATTACATTCGGTTCTTTATTAATAGCAGGTTTGCCGATTTTAACTGCACTGATTGGTTTAGGTGTAAGTATTGGACTGGTTTTGATTGGGACACAAGTATTTGATATTGCTTCTGTCAGTCTTTCATTAGCCGGAATGATTGGCCTTGCTGTTGGTATTGATTATGCTTTATTTATTTTTACGAAACACCGCCAGTTTTTAGGCGAAGGCATACAAAAGAATGAATCAATTGCGAGAGCCGTGGGAACAGCGGGAAGTGCAGTGGTTTTTGCCGGACTTACTGTTATCGTTGCACTTTGCGGATTAACTGTCGTTAACATTCCTTTTATGTCTGCGATGGGGCTGACAGCAGGGCTTAGTGTACTGATGGCTGTTTTGGCTTCCATCACACTTGTGCCTGCGGTCTTATCGATTGCAGGGAAGCGGATGATTCCGAAATCAAACAAGAAAATAGAAAAACAAAGCACTGAAACAAATGTCTGGGGACGCTTTGTCACCAAAAATCCTATCATGCTAAGTGTATGCAGCATTCTGATTTTGATCGTCATTAGTATCCCATCTATGCATTTGGAACTGGGCTTGCCTGATGCTGGGATGAAAGCTAAGGATAATCCGGATCGCCGGGCATATGACTTGCTTGCCGAAGGCTTTGGAGAAGGATTTAATGGCCAATTAACAATCGTAGCGGATGCCACAAATGCTACAGAAAATAAGGCGGAGGCTTTCGCAGATGCAGTGAAAGAAATAAAGGGCTTAGACCATGTAGCAAGTGTCACTCCTGCAATGCCTAATAAAGAAGGGAACTTTGCCATCATTACGGTCGTTCCTGAAACAGGTCCAAATGATGTCACAACGAAAGATTTGGTACATGATGTACGCAGTTTATCAGATAAAAACGGAGTAGATTTGCTTGTTACTGGATCAACTGCAGTGAATATTGACATTTCAGATCGCCTGAATGATGCGATACCGGTGTTTGCTGTACTTATTGTTGGCTTTGCGTTTGTATTGCTGACCATCGTTTTCCGTTCGCTGCTTGTGCCGCTTGTTGCTGTTGCAGGTTTCATGTTGACGATGACAGCCACTCTTGGAATCTGTGTATTTGTCTTGCAAGACGGGAATCTCATCGACTTTTTCAAAATACCTGAAAAAGGGCCGATACTCGCGTTCCTGCCGATTTTATCGATTGGGATTCTGTTCGGGTTAGCCATGGATTATCAAGTATTCCTTGTCAGCAGAATGCGTGAAGAATATGTAAAAACAAACAATCCAGTACAAGCCATTCAGGCTGGATTAAAACACAGTGGTCCTGTTGTTACAGCAGCCGGCTTGATCATGATCTTCGTTTTTGCAGGATTTATCTTTGCAGGCGAAGCTTCTATTAAAGCCAATGGGCTGGCTCTTTCCTTTGGTGTACTCTTTGATGCCTTTATTGTAAGAATGACACTGATTCCAAGTGTCATGAAGCTGATGGGGAATGCAGCCTGGTATTTGCCGAAATGGTTAGACAAGATTATTCCGAATGTGGATATAGAAGGGCATCAACTGACAAAGGAAATACAGCCGGAAATAGATCATGAACAAAAGAAACAAATCAGTGTGTAA
- the cesA gene encoding carboxylesterase NP (Evidence 1a: Function from experimental evidences in the studied strain; PubMedId: 7765103, 22248594, 24418394; Product type e: enzyme) yields the protein MSNHSSSIPELSDNGIRYYQTYNESLSLWPVRCKSFYISTRFGQTHVIASGPEDAPPLVLLHGALFSSTMWYPNIADWSSKYRTYAVDIIGDKNKSIPENVSGTRTDYANWLLDVFDNLGIEKSHMIGLSLGGLHTMNFLLRMPERVKSAAILSPAETFLPFHHDFYKYALGLTASNGVETFLNWMMNDQNVLHPIFVKQFKAGVMWQDGSRNPNPNADGFPYVFTDEELRSARVPILLLLGEHEVIYDPHSALHRASSFVPDIEAEVIKNAGHVLSMEQPTYVNERVMRFFNAETGISR from the coding sequence ATGTCAAACCATTCATCTAGTATTCCCGAATTAAGTGACAACGGTATCCGCTATTATCAAACTTATAATGAAAGCCTTAGTCTTTGGCCGGTCCGTTGTAAATCATTCTATATATCTACTCGTTTTGGTCAAACACATGTGATTGCAAGCGGCCCAGAGGATGCCCCGCCGCTTGTATTACTCCACGGAGCATTATTCAGCTCGACGATGTGGTATCCCAACATCGCCGATTGGAGCAGTAAATACAGAACTTATGCAGTTGATATCATAGGTGATAAAAACAAGAGTATTCCTGAGAATGTAAGCGGTACAAGAACGGATTACGCCAATTGGCTTCTTGATGTGTTTGACAATCTGGGGATCGAAAAGTCCCACATGATCGGACTTTCGCTTGGCGGTCTCCATACGATGAATTTCCTTTTACGTATGCCTGAGAGAGTAAAAAGCGCAGCTATACTGAGTCCGGCAGAAACGTTTTTGCCATTTCATCACGATTTCTACAAATACGCTCTTGGCCTTACAGCGTCAAATGGAGTTGAAACATTCTTAAATTGGATGATGAATGATCAGAATGTGCTGCACCCGATTTTTGTGAAGCAGTTTAAGGCAGGGGTAATGTGGCAGGATGGATCAAGAAATCCAAATCCTAATGCCGACGGATTTCCGTATGTTTTTACCGATGAGGAATTACGTTCAGCAAGAGTTCCTATCCTATTATTACTTGGTGAACATGAAGTCATCTATGATCCCCACTCAGCCCTGCACCGAGCCTCTTCATTCGTTCCAGATATTGAGGCGGAAGTCATTAAAAATGCCGGACATGTTTTATCGATGGAACAACCCACTTACGTAAATGAACGTGTAATGCGTTTTTTCAATGCAGAAACAGGCATTTCACGGTAA
- the ydfK gene encoding putative integral inner membrane protein (Evidence 3: Putative function from multiple computational evidences; PubMedId: 10200972, 15849754, 16850406; Product type m: membrane component) — MFGTIFNTVMIIAGSIIGGIFKKGIKDEYQDILMQAMGFAAVALGINAITQHLPDSKYPILFIVSLAIGGLLGQIINLELRFNKLVNKFSKSNLAEGLSTAVLLFCIGSLSILGPVEAALHGDYTYLLTNGMLDGITSIVLASTFGFGIAAAALVLFSWQGSIYLFAQVMESAINTDLINEITIVGGILILSSGLSILGIKKFKTLNLLPSLLIPPVVIFVIHAFGLRF; from the coding sequence ATGTTTGGAACGATTTTTAACACAGTGATGATCATTGCAGGAAGCATAATCGGGGGGATATTCAAAAAAGGCATTAAAGATGAATACCAGGATATTTTGATGCAGGCAATGGGATTCGCTGCGGTCGCACTGGGGATCAACGCCATTACACAGCATTTGCCTGATAGTAAATACCCCATTCTATTCATCGTGAGTTTAGCCATTGGAGGTTTGCTAGGCCAGATCATCAATTTAGAATTACGATTCAACAAGCTGGTGAACAAATTTTCTAAAAGCAATTTAGCAGAGGGCTTATCAACTGCGGTCTTATTATTTTGTATAGGTTCGCTGTCAATATTAGGCCCTGTTGAAGCCGCTTTGCATGGAGATTATACATACCTTCTGACAAACGGGATGTTAGATGGGATCACCTCCATTGTGCTCGCTTCAACTTTTGGTTTTGGAATAGCGGCTGCCGCACTTGTATTATTTTCCTGGCAGGGCTCCATCTATTTATTTGCACAAGTAATGGAGAGCGCAATCAATACAGACCTTATTAATGAAATCACAATTGTGGGAGGCATACTCATCCTCAGTTCAGGTCTAAGCATTCTTGGAATCAAGAAGTTCAAAACACTGAATCTGCTGCCTTCCCTCCTGATCCCTCCTGTTGTGATTTTTGTGATTCATGCATTTGGATTGCGGTTTTAA
- the ydfL gene encoding putative transcriptional regulator of efflux transporter (Evidence 3: Putative function from multiple computational evidences; Product type r: regulator), which produces MKEFFSIGEVSKLFNVKISALRYYDEIGLLKPEYKDEQTNYRYYSTQQFERLDTIKYLRALGLPINKLLDFYNSQNTNTLLHLLKSQQVEIDRKKKELERIERKISRRITHIEDAVNMPLHQISKIKLPAMRVAYLQHEYVLGHDIEHSLAELRTHLNVNEDIFIGKIGLSISAANVKAKQFDKYSSIFMILEDENEKTSSEIIFPSREYLQIRFKGSHPEAEPYYKKLLAYMKEHHYEVAGDSIEITLIDYGITNNLDNYVTEILLPIK; this is translated from the coding sequence ATGAAGGAATTTTTTTCGATTGGAGAAGTGTCAAAGTTATTCAATGTGAAAATCTCTGCTCTTCGGTATTATGATGAAATCGGCCTTTTGAAACCGGAATATAAAGATGAGCAAACGAACTATAGATATTATTCTACCCAACAGTTTGAGCGGCTGGATACCATCAAGTATTTGAGGGCCCTAGGCCTGCCAATCAATAAGCTTCTTGATTTTTATAACTCTCAAAATACAAACACTCTTCTTCATTTACTAAAAAGCCAGCAGGTTGAAATTGATCGCAAGAAGAAAGAATTGGAACGCATTGAACGAAAGATCTCCCGACGCATCACACATATAGAAGATGCCGTTAACATGCCGTTACATCAAATTTCAAAAATCAAACTTCCCGCAATGCGTGTGGCCTATTTGCAGCATGAATATGTTCTCGGCCATGATATCGAACATTCGTTAGCTGAATTGAGAACCCACCTGAATGTAAACGAAGATATATTCATAGGCAAGATTGGTTTATCCATTTCTGCAGCAAATGTGAAAGCAAAACAGTTTGACAAATATTCCAGTATATTTATGATTCTTGAAGATGAAAATGAAAAAACTTCTTCAGAAATCATCTTTCCTTCAAGAGAATATCTGCAAATTAGGTTTAAAGGGTCACATCCAGAAGCCGAACCATACTACAAAAAATTACTGGCATATATGAAAGAACATCATTATGAGGTAGCAGGGGACTCAATCGAAATCACACTCATTGATTATGGCATTACGAATAACCTAGATAATTACGTGACTGAAATCCTGCTGCCCATCAAATAA
- the mneP gene encoding primary Mn(II) efflux pump (Evidence 1a: Function from experimental evidences in the studied strain; PubMedId: 27748968; Product type t: transporter) gives MASEREQISRKVALIALIANLILMAGKVFFGLVGDSEAVFADGIHSAADVVASIAVLAVIGISNKPPDQDHPFGHGKAEVISEAIVGIILVIVSVYILIEAILSFVKGPSVPQYSALFAALISYVAKEILYRYSIKQGKKWNSKAIIAIAYDHKGDIVASLAAFIGVLLAIIGNSRGWSYLLYADAIASAIVAYLIFKISMELIRPSVDVLMEKSVDPELIEEYKAVIFQCDQVKRIDRIRAREHGHYKLLDVRLSLDHDLTIKQGHDIAREIRNEIKRQFSDVEEVLIHVNPYFEE, from the coding sequence ATGGCAAGTGAAAGAGAACAAATAAGCAGAAAAGTTGCTTTGATTGCATTGATCGCCAATCTGATCTTAATGGCAGGAAAGGTCTTTTTTGGGCTGGTAGGCGATAGTGAAGCCGTGTTTGCAGACGGAATACATTCCGCGGCAGATGTCGTTGCTTCGATTGCAGTCTTGGCAGTGATCGGAATTTCCAATAAACCGCCCGATCAAGACCATCCTTTTGGTCACGGAAAAGCTGAAGTCATTAGTGAGGCGATTGTAGGAATTATCTTAGTGATCGTATCCGTTTATATCCTCATAGAAGCGATTCTGTCCTTTGTTAAAGGGCCAAGCGTTCCCCAATACAGCGCATTGTTTGCGGCTCTGATTTCGTACGTGGCTAAGGAAATCTTATATCGTTATTCTATAAAGCAAGGGAAAAAATGGAACAGCAAAGCGATTATAGCGATTGCGTACGATCATAAAGGCGATATCGTTGCCTCTCTTGCCGCTTTTATCGGCGTCCTGTTGGCTATCATCGGAAACAGCCGTGGATGGTCCTATCTGTTGTACGCCGATGCCATTGCCAGTGCAATCGTTGCTTACCTCATTTTTAAGATTTCAATGGAATTAATCAGGCCGTCTGTTGATGTGCTCATGGAAAAGAGTGTTGATCCCGAGCTGATAGAGGAATATAAAGCTGTTATTTTTCAATGTGATCAGGTAAAACGAATTGATAGAATCCGCGCGCGAGAACATGGCCACTATAAATTGCTTGATGTCCGTTTATCTTTGGATCATGATTTGACAATTAAGCAGGGACACGACATTGCCCGCGAAATTCGAAATGAAATCAAAAGACAGTTTTCAGATGTAGAAGAAGTGCTCATCCATGTAAATCCTTATTTCGAAGAATGA
- the ydfN gene encoding putative oxidoreductase (Evidence 3: Putative function from multiple computational evidences; PubMedId: 17407181; Product type e: enzyme): MAEFTHLVNERRSASNFLSGHPITKEDLNEMFELVALAPSAFNLQHTKYVTVLDQDVKEKLKQAANGQYKVVSSSAVLLVLGDKQAYQQAADIYEGLKVLGILNKQEYDHMVQDTVSFYENRGEQFKRDEAIRNASLSAMMFMLSAKEKGWDTCPMIGFDAEAVKRILNIDDQFEVVMMITIGKEKTESRRPRGYRKPVNEFVEYM, translated from the coding sequence ATGGCTGAATTTACTCATTTAGTCAATGAAAGACGATCTGCAAGCAATTTTCTTTCAGGTCATCCAATCACAAAAGAAGATCTCAATGAGATGTTTGAATTGGTTGCATTGGCACCATCGGCTTTTAATTTGCAGCATACAAAATATGTGACGGTTCTTGACCAGGACGTAAAGGAAAAGCTGAAGCAGGCCGCAAACGGACAATATAAAGTGGTTAGCTCTTCTGCGGTTCTCTTGGTATTAGGGGATAAGCAGGCATATCAACAAGCGGCCGATATCTATGAAGGTTTAAAGGTATTGGGGATATTAAATAAGCAAGAGTATGACCACATGGTGCAAGACACCGTTTCGTTTTATGAAAACAGGGGAGAACAATTTAAGAGAGATGAGGCGATAAGGAATGCTTCACTTTCTGCGATGATGTTTATGCTGAGTGCTAAGGAAAAAGGCTGGGATACCTGCCCGATGATCGGCTTTGATGCGGAAGCCGTAAAACGGATTTTGAACATAGACGACCAATTTGAGGTTGTCATGATGATTACGATTGGAAAAGAAAAAACAGAGAGCAGAAGACCGCGCGGCTACCGGAAGCCTGTGAATGAGTTTGTTGAGTATATGTAA
- the ydfO gene encoding putative dioxygenase (Evidence 3: Putative function from multiple computational evidences; PubMedId: 17407181; Product type e: enzyme): protein MAKKTMGIHHITAIVGHPQENTDFYAGVLGLRLVKQTVNFDDPGTYHLYFGNEGGKPGTIITFFPWAGARQGVIGDGQVGVTSYVVPKGAMAFWEKRLEKFNVPYTKIERFGEQYVEFDDPHGLHLEIVEREEGEANTWTFGEVTPDVAIKGFGGATLLSEQPDKTADLLENIMGLERVGKEGDFVRYRSAGDIGNVIDLKLTPIGRGQMGAGTVHHIAWRANDDEDQLDWQRYIASHGYGVTPVRDRNYFNAIYFREHGEILFEIATDPPGFAHDETQETMGEKLMLPVQYEPHRTQIEQGLLPFEVRELD, encoded by the coding sequence ATGGCTAAAAAAACGATGGGAATTCATCATATTACAGCGATTGTCGGTCACCCTCAAGAGAACACAGATTTTTACGCAGGAGTGCTTGGGCTTCGTTTGGTCAAGCAAACTGTCAATTTTGATGACCCAGGTACGTATCATCTTTATTTTGGGAATGAAGGCGGGAAGCCGGGAACAATCATTACCTTCTTTCCGTGGGCCGGAGCCCGCCAAGGCGTCATTGGAGACGGTCAAGTTGGCGTGACTTCGTATGTCGTGCCGAAAGGGGCTATGGCATTTTGGGAAAAGAGACTAGAAAAGTTCAACGTTCCCTACACCAAAATCGAGCGCTTTGGGGAACAATATGTAGAATTTGATGATCCTCATGGACTGCACTTAGAAATCGTGGAAAGAGAAGAAGGAGAGGCTAATACGTGGACTTTCGGAGAAGTAACGCCCGATGTTGCCATTAAAGGTTTTGGGGGTGCAACCCTATTATCAGAGCAGCCTGACAAAACCGCTGACCTTTTAGAAAACATCATGGGGCTGGAGCGAGTCGGCAAAGAAGGAGACTTCGTTCGTTATCGTTCCGCCGGTGATATCGGAAATGTGATTGACCTTAAGTTAACGCCTATTGGCCGCGGGCAAATGGGGGCCGGAACGGTGCATCACATCGCTTGGCGGGCTAACGATGATGAAGATCAGTTAGATTGGCAAAGATATATTGCTTCCCACGGATATGGTGTAACTCCTGTTCGGGATAGAAACTACTTTAATGCCATTTACTTCAGGGAACACGGGGAAATCCTGTTTGAAATCGCAACTGATCCCCCAGGCTTTGCACATGATGAAACACAGGAAACAATGGGCGAAAAACTGATGCTGCCTGTGCAATATGAACCGCATCGCACACAAATTGAACAAGGGCTGCTGCCGTTTGAAGTAAGAGAGTTAGATTGA
- the ydfP gene encoding putative membrane bound oxidoreductase (Evidence 3: Putative function from multiple computational evidences; PubMedId: 15306018, 15849754, 16850406, 17407181; Product type e: enzyme), producing MEDAGLLLIRIMIGVVFLFYGTQKLFGWFGGYGIKGTGQWFESIGVKPGNVAAALSGLGELVSGILFILGVFLPLGAAIITIIMLGAIVKVHGAKGFANGAGGFEYNLVLIAVSIGVALIGSGAYALHF from the coding sequence ATGGAAGATGCAGGACTGTTGCTTATTCGTATAATGATTGGTGTGGTGTTTTTGTTTTATGGCACACAAAAATTATTCGGCTGGTTTGGCGGATACGGGATTAAAGGAACCGGACAATGGTTCGAATCAATTGGGGTGAAACCAGGAAACGTTGCGGCCGCTCTATCAGGTCTTGGGGAGTTAGTAAGCGGAATTCTATTTATTTTAGGCGTATTCCTCCCGCTTGGAGCTGCTATCATAACAATCATCATGTTAGGTGCTATCGTAAAAGTCCATGGAGCGAAAGGTTTTGCGAATGGCGCCGGAGGTTTTGAATATAACCTGGTGCTCATTGCAGTTTCCATAGGGGTTGCACTCATCGGTTCAGGAGCTTACGCTTTGCATTTTTAA